The segment aacaaaataaatatggaaCAGAAGTTACCACCAGCTCGAagatatgataaatatatataagcatCCATAGTTCCTTTTGTTTGTATCTCTCTATTTTCCACAGGCtcaatttcattatcatttgtcAAAATTGAGCTGTGTGGACTTGAATTAACATAACATGAGCTATTTTGACTTCTAGTTAAAGATATTATGTCACTATCAGGTAGTGAAGCAATAGATAAACCTCCGAAAACATCGTCTCTTAAAATCAAGTCATCATAACTACCCTCAGCTTCTATTTTACCTTCCttcataacaataattttatcaacattttgcAAGAATTGTATCTGATGAGTCACAAGGATTCTCGTTTTCCCCTTaagatatttttcaatgcATTCTTCAAACATGTGTTTGCCAACATGTGCATCAACAGCACTCAGTGGAtcatcaaacaaataaattggaGCATCAGCATAAACAGCACGTGCGAGATTTATTCTGGCTCGTTGTCCACCAGACAAACTTACTCCTCGATCACcaacaattgttttatcaCCATAGGAAAACAATTGAAAGTCTCGTTTTAGCTGGCACACTTTGACAACTCGTTCATATCTTTTTTGATCAAGTGCTCGACCAAAGAGAATATTATTTCTCACTGAACCAGCAAACAGCCATGGCTCTTGACATGCATATGCAATATTACCCTGGACATCAACACTTCCCTGATAGACAGCCAGCTCTTTTAATAtaacatttaataaacttgattTACCAGAACCAACTGGTCCTACAATAGCCACCAATTGACCTGGATCGACTTGTATATTTATACCATTCAAAGTGTCTTCACTATTTTTAGTCATCCATTTTGCATGTGCTTTATCAATTGTCACTGAAcccaaatgattaatttttttcttatctttttcgtttaaattatttattgttaatttctCTTGATAATGAGTTGTCGAATTATTTGCACTTCTTGCTTCAAGATAATCAATTTCCTCATACAACATAAAATCTTGTAATCTTTTTATTGACACAGCAGCTTCAGCTACTTTTCTCAAtgcaaatggaaaaaaatctGTCATTGGATCACGTAACAGATTAATGTATACTGTAAGCACAAAAACTTTCTCAgctgttaaaatattattattgtttaaaactaacatcaacaatattgTTATGAACATTGATAATCTTGTCGTAAATGTAACAAAAGATATTAGAATACCTCGAACATAAGAAGTCGATCGaataacattaatttctttttttcttgttttttcaattaaattactaaATGGATGTTCCCAAGTATACATTTTAATTGCCTGAATACCACTTATTATTTCATTGGTTAATCTAATGCGTTCATCACTTCTCACAGCTATTTTTGAACGAagatttgatgattttttactGAGATAAATTTGAAGTGgtataaacaaaatgagtGCTCCAACACCAATAACAGCAGGCAATCCAACTTCAAGATACATAAAGTACATAGCCAGACCTGTTAGTACAGGCCCAATCCAAATATAATGAAGATATATTAACATAGTATCAAATCTGTTGATATCATTAGAAAGTAGATTTATAGCTTGACCAACTGATATGTCCCCAAGTACTGTTTTAGACAGCCTTAAAGCTTTTCTGTAAATGAGGGAACAAcatgctatttttattttcatttctatgTGCTTCAACGCCATCAAGTGAGGATGAGTCATGAAAACACTCACTGCTGAACACATAATTACCACTCCAGCATAAAAGTAAGCATCTTCTTTTGTCATAttgttatcatttgttttagaGTAAAAAGATAAAAGTTTACCCACAGCAAATGGCTGGAAAACCCTGCAAAATTCAATTCACATTTAATCTACAATACTCTATGAATTGTTTATGGTTTTCTCACCCAACTAGTAATTCTTTTATCACAATAACAACACCATAAAGTGCAAATTCAACACCAAAAACTTTGATAAGTACTCTATTTAAACTTGGTGTTGcttttgaatgttttttcttttgattaattttattgaaacgtCTCACTTCTTCCTCCCatgctgatgatattttttcaccCAACACACTGCTCTTGTGTTCCTTCAGTGGTCTTGTGAGATCATCAATTTCTAAATCTCTTTTATAACCAACCCAAAATGTATTCAACACCcatctgaaatattttttaaattttattattaaaacattttattatcctcaattattatctattgataaattgttaataaaaattatttaaataatttattacgtgAATGTTAGGGCACTCAGTATATTAGCACCTTctcttggattttttttcttttctatatttGATTTAGCATCCATTTTTGTTGCTCATAAAATCCACTTGCAATCAAGAATCACAATTTGCATctgtaaatagaaaaaaaaattaaattaaattatttttcgattaaaaaaaattaatgtaaaatcagtttatatttttacacagTTATCAGTTTGAATTGAACATGTTTGATGAGtttgcataaataaaattcaagtcaTAATTTATGAGTTAAATACtgtcatgtaaaaaaaaatccacacAAATTATTTGTAAGTTGTTTAATGATTACAATCCTTTTGTTCTATTGGCTGCTTgatgtgattatttttaattattaggtACTATTTCAATTGTGCTATCgacaatgttatttaaatattatgtgacgtctttttttttgttttttcacctGTAATAATTGTTAGTTTGTATATAATACTGCAATTTAAAACATACataattggtatttttttattttaaatattttttaaataattatcaagtatttaatCGTCTATTTTCCTGTTCtgttttgttgttgataataatttaacctTACCGATTAcgatgagtttttttttagcacaAACTAAAAACATTAGTTCTCCAAGGTAATATTTGTTATCTGCATCAgtcattgaatgatttttttgagtaattatttttagattaatcatttttattttattttgcaatatttacttaaataattctttaaatattgCTTAAATAATGTGAACCCAGTATTTGATCACATCAGTACAGTTGAGTACAGTGGTGGACTGGTGGTTACTGACAATTTTGTggtatattgttattatttttactcgtCAATACATTTCTCTCATACAGATGCCAGGCTGAGTATTTTTTCAAGtgcaatatataattaaaatgtaatttattgagataaataaaaaaagaaacaatgcAACTGTTTGagattatttttgtaaatagaataaatttttagatttattaaaaaataatagagtaCAATATAAGAGCTAAGTACAAGGCAATTGTTCTTGTTTTATggtgttgattttttaaaactttcagactattattttaattaacttgaataataaaaaaaatacttatgtTCGTTGAGCTGatggttttttaattgaatttacaaaGACGTTGTAGATGGTCgttgacgatgatgatgatgatgatgatcgaGAGCCACAGCTTTAAGGCTGTTAGCCATGGCTTTACCAGTTTCATTGATCATACTGCTAAGTGCACCATCAGGGTTTTGAAGAAGCACATGTGGATGATCAAACTCAACAACTGTTCCAGCATCCATCACGAGTATTTTATCACTATCCATGACAGTATTGAGTCGATGAGCAATTGTAAGTACAGTGCAATCTGCAAATTTTCTAcgaattgttttttgtataaGTTCATCTGTTCTTGGATCAACATTGGCAGTTGCTTCATCCAATATTAATACTCTATTATTCCTGATGATTGCTCGGGCAAGACAGACAAGTTGTCGTTGTCCAACACTCAAGTTACTGCCTCCCTCACTGACGTATTCGTGAAGTTCCATTTCTTTGAGCTCAACATCCTCCAGGGCTGACCAGAGTATGTTATCATCGTACGAATCAAATggatctaaattttttcttaaacgaCCAGCAAATAAAAATGGTTCTTGTggaataattgatatttttgaacgTAAATCATGTAGACCAATTTCACCAGTATCAATTccatcaatttcaattttaccaTCAATATATGCCAGTCTAAATAATGctgatattaatgatgatttaccAGCACCAGTTCTCCCGACAATTCcaactttttcttttccagcaattgtaaaattgagattttttaatactgGAGCTTCCTCGGGATCATACGACATgttgacatttttaaattcaattttaccaCTCTTTGGCCATTcttcttttggttttttatcaGGTAAACTTTCAAGTGGTGGTTCACTTTCAagatttgtaaattcatttatccTTTCAACTGATGTCATTTGATTTTCAAGCTCAGCACTTTGTCTCATACCCCATTGAAACAAACCAGTCAATCCAATACTTTGCGTTATTGCAAGACCAACATTGCCACTTTTTGATCCTTCATCATTACTTTCAGGCAATACCAGGAAACTCAGTGTGACTAAGATGATATACAAGAGACAAAAAACATCAAGCCAAAAACCAAATGTTCGTGATGCagcaatgaaaatataccacGCTGATGAATGAAGATCTTGGTGTTGATCGAATTCGTTGATTAATACTTTATCAGCACCAAATGACCTGATGGTCGTCAAGCCTTGCATTGTTGCATTTAAATGACTAAAAACTGGTGATCTTGTAATTCCCTCGAGTCTCTTGACACTCCttgatgttgataaataaataactcgtaattgataaaatattattccaatAAAAATGGTTGGAATTATTAGCCATTGATTTGCTATACTCACAAGGACTATAACTCCAATCATACCAAGACCAATTTGAAGACAATCAATAAATGTCATTGGCAATAATTCGTCTATTGCACCCATGTCTTTGGAAAAACGATTTAATATTCGCCCTGAagaatttgtattaaaaaatctcataGGAGCACGACTAATACTTCTAAACATTTTATCATGAAGTCGTCGTGATGCTCTCATACAAACACCAAAAAATGCAAACGATCTAATGAATGTTACAGTTATTGTACCAATTGTcaaacaagtaaaaatataaatgcacCATTCTCGAGATAAAAATCTATTCGAGTTGTCTAATTCTGTCATTGTAGAATTAGGAAACTGTTCTTCTAAATCAACCCAGTAGGCAATAAAATAATCACCACCAGTTGCAAATGCTTCAGCACCAACGCAAAGGATAAATATAGCAAATATTAAACACCAGTGACCACCAGCagtaaaatatgataaaaaaatatgagctCCAACTCTTCCTTTGGTTCGCATTTCAGCAACTTCTTCAGGTTCAATATCGTTATCATTTTTAGTTCCATTTGTTAAAATTGAGTTATGAGAACTTATACTGGCATGACGTGAACTATTTTGACTCATAGCCAAAGATCTTGTATCACCATCAGGCAGTGGAGCATCTGTTAATGCTCCAAAGTCGATTCCTCTTGAAGTTAAATCATCATAACTACCCTCAGCTTCTATTTTTCCTTCTttcattacaataattttatcaacatcctttaaaaattgtatctgATGAGTCACAAGTATCCTTGTTTTTCCCTTGAGATATTTTACAATGCATTCTTCAAACATGTGTTTGCCAACATGTGCATCAACAGCACTCAGTGGAtcatcaaacaaataaattggaGCATCAGCATAAACTGCACGTGCAAGATTTATTCTGGCTCGTTGTCCACCAGACAAACTTACTCCTCGATCACcaacaattgttttatcaCCATAGGGAAACAATTGATAGTCTCGTTTTAGCTGGCACACTTTGACAACTCGTTCATATCTTTTTTGATCAAGTGCTCGACCAAAGAGAATATTATTTCTCACTGAACCAGCAAACAACCATGGCTCTTGACATGCATACGCAATATTACCCTGGACATCAACACTTCCCTGATAGACAGCCAGCTCTTTTAATAtaacatttaataaacttgattTACCAGAACCAACTTGACCAACAACAGCTATCAGTTGTCCTGGCTTTACTGTCATACTCAAATCACTCAATGTATCTTCACTATCTTCAGCTATCCATCTTGCATGTGCTCTATCAATTGTCACTGAACCCTCATTATCAtttgaatgattaatttttttctcttctttttcatttaaattatttatcgttaATGTTTCTTGATGATAAGTTGTTGAAAAATGTGGATGTCTCGATTTTTGTGAGCCAATTTCTTCATACATCATGAAATCTTGTAAACGTTTTATTGACACAGAAGCTTCAGCTATCTGTGCAATTCCCAAAGGGAAAAATTCAGTCATTGTTTCAcgtaaaagattaaaatatgcggtcaacataaaaattttttcggcTTTGATACTGTTGCCATttccatcatcattattttttaaaagtaacattactaatattgttataaacgTTGAAAATCTTGTAGTAAATGTAAcaaaagatattaaaatacCTCGTACGTAAGAAGTCGTTCGAATgacatttatttcttttttccttgctttttcaattaaacGACTAAATGGATGTTCCCAAGTATACATTTTAATAGCCTGAATACCACCGACAATTTCATTGGTAAGTCTAACACGTTCATCACTTCTGATTGCTGTTTTTAAACGAAgagttgatgattttttaccaAGCCATGCTTGTAATGGTATAAACAACAACAGTGaaccaacaccaacaacagcaGGCCATCCAACTTCAAGATACATAAAATACATAGCCATACCTGTCAACACTGGTCCAATCCAAATATAgtgaagaaatattattacattatCAAATCTACTGACATCATTTGAGAGTAAATTAATAGCTTGACCAATTGTT is part of the Aphidius gifuensis isolate YNYX2018 linkage group LG1, ASM1490517v1, whole genome shotgun sequence genome and harbors:
- the LOC122860738 gene encoding probable multidrug resistance-associated protein lethal(2)03659 gives rise to the protein MDAKSNIEKKKNPREGANILSALTFTWVLNTFWVGYKRDLEIDDLTRPLKEHKSSVLGEKISSAWEEEVRRFNKINQKKKHSKATPSLNRVLIKVFGVEFALYGVVIVIKELLVGVFQPFAVGKLLSFYSKTNDNNMTKEDAYFYAGVVIMCSAVSVFMTHPHLMALKHIEMKIKIACCSLIYRKALRLSKTVLGDISVGQAINLLSNDINRFDTMLIYLHYIWIGPVLTGLAMYFMYLEVGLPAVIGVGALILFIPLQIYLSKKSSNLRSKIAVRSDERIRLTNEIISGIQAIKMYTWEHPFSNLIEKTRKKEINVIRSTSYVRGILISFVTFTTRLSMFITILLMLVLNNNNILTAEKVFVLTVYINLLRDPMTDFFPFALRKVAEAAVSIKRLQDFMLYEEIDYLEARSANNSTTHYQEKLTINNLNEKDKKKINHLGSVTIDKAHAKWMTKNSEDTLNGINIQVDPGQLVAIVGPVGSGKSSLLNVILKELAVYQGSVDVQGNIAYACQEPWLFAGSVRNNILFGRALDQKRYERVVKVCQLKRDFQLFSYGDKTIVGDRGVSLSGGQRARINLARAVYADAPIYLFDDPLSAVDAHVGKHMFEECIEKYLKGKTRILVTHQIQFLQNVDKIIVMKEGKIEAEGSYDDLILRDDVFGGLSIASLPDSDIISLTRSQNSSCYVNSSPHSSILTNDNEIEPVENREIQTKGTMDAYIYLSYLRAGGNFCSIFILFIVCSIAQMFTSGSDYFIAYWINLEETHPNSTMIKTENSDRFISRQWCIYIFSALIVGTITLTIIRTFEFFIICMRASQRLHDRMFKSIINATMRFFNTNPSGRILNRFSKDMGTIDEILPVIFMNNLRWGFEMIGVTVVICVANPWLVIPTVFIGIIFYQLRVIYLSTSRSVKRLEGITRSPVFSHLNATMQGLSTIRSFGADKVLINEFDQHQDLHSSAWYIFITSSRAFALWSDIFCLFYIALVLLSSLILPGNDSKPTQGNVGNVGLVITQIIGLTKMLQWGIRQSTELDNCMTSVERVCEFTNLESEPPLDSLPDKKPKEEWPESGKIEFKNVNMSYDPEEAPVLKNLNFTIGAKEKVGIVGRTGAGKSSLISALFRLAYIDGKIEIDGIDTGEIGLHDLRSKISIIPQEPFLFAGTLRRNLDPFDLYKDHLLWSALEDVELKEMGLQAHVNEGGSNLSVGQRQLVCLARAIIRNNRVLILDEATANVDPRTDELIQKTIRRKFADCTVLTIAHRLNTVMDNDKILVMDAGTVVEFDHPHVLLQNPDGALTSMINETGKATADALKILAQDNYNQHHPRPSTTSL
- the LOC122860731 gene encoding probable multidrug resistance-associated protein lethal(2)03659, with amino-acid sequence MDAKLNIQRRKNPRQGVNPLSALTFTWMLKTFWLGYKRDLEIDDLTRPLKEHKSSMLGEKISSAWEEELRRFDKINQKKKNSKSAPSLSRVLIKVFGPKILLYGIVAAIMELGFRVFQPLAVGRLLKYYSKTDNVNMTKEEAYLYAGAVILASALSVFMMHPYVMALNHIGMKMRVACCSLIYRKTLRLSKTALGDITIGQAINLLSNDVSRFDNVIIFLHYIWIGPVLTGMAMYFMYLEVGWPAVVGVGSLLLFIPLQAWLGKKSSTLRLKTAIRSDERVRLTNEIVGGIQAIKMYTWEHPFSRLIEKARKKEINVIRTTSYVRGILISFVTFTTRFSTFITILVMLLLKNNDDGNGNSIKAEKIFMLTAYFNLLRETMTEFFPLGIAQIAEASVSIKRLQDFMMYEEIGSQKSRHPHFSTTYHQETLTINNLNEKEEKKINHSNDNEGSVTIDRAHARWIAEDSEDTLSDLSMTVKPGQLIAVVGQVGSGKSSLLNVILKELAVYQGSVDVQGNIAYACQEPWLFAGSVRNNILFGRALDQKRYERVVKVCQLKRDYQLFPYGDKTIVGDRGVSLSGGQRARINLARAVYADAPIYLFDDPLSAVDAHVGKHMFEECIVKYLKGKTRILVTHQIQFLKDVDKIIVMKEGKIEAEGSYDDLTSRGIDFGALTDAPLPDGDTRSLAMSQNSSRHASISSHNSILTNGTKNDNDIEPEEVAEMRTKGRVGAHIFLSYFTAGGHWCLIFAIFILCVGAEAFATGGDYFIAYWVDLEEQFPNSTMTELDNSNRFLSREWCIYIFTCLTIGTITVTFIRSFAFFGVCMRASRRLHDKMFRSISRAPMRFFNTNSSGRILNRFSKDMGAIDELLPMTFIDCLQIGLGMIGVIVLVSIANQWLIIPTIFIGIIFYQLRVIYLSTSRSVKRLEGITRSPVFSHLNATMQGLTTIRSFGADKVLINEFDQHQDLHSSAWYIFIAASRTFGFWLDVFCLLYIILVTLSFLVLPESNDEGSKSGNVGLAITQSIGLTGLFQWGMRQSAELENQMTSVERINEFTNLESEPPLESLPDKKPKEEWPKSGKIEFKNVNMSYDPEEAPVLKNLNFTIAGKEKVGIVGRTGAGKSSLISALFRLAYIDGKIEIDGIDTGEIGLHDLRSKISIIPQEPFLFAGRLRKNLDPFDSYDDNILWSALEDVELKEMELHEYVSEGGSNLSVGQRQLVCLARAIIRNNRVLILDEATANVDPRTDELIQKTIRRKFADCTVLTIAHRLNTVMDSDKILVMDAGTVVEFDHPHVLLQNPDGALSSMINETGKAMANSLKAVALDHHHHHHRQRPSTTSL